One Chloroflexota bacterium genomic region harbors:
- a CDS encoding DnaJ domain-containing protein: MSTDFDAYKTLQVLSDADDIVIEAAFRVLARRYHPDGQKGDAARMADINRAYDLLRTPIRRRRYDRERHLTPVGPGPASVQPPPTNGYAEAATTNGNGHMPFNVVDFGRYMGWTLKDLAKHDPDYLRWLSRSSGGVRYRNQIHDLLPDEREAAAAKMRPPGHRD; the protein is encoded by the coding sequence TTGTCGACCGATTTCGACGCATACAAGACGCTTCAAGTCCTTTCGGACGCCGACGATATCGTCATCGAGGCGGCGTTCCGAGTCCTCGCCCGCCGCTACCACCCGGACGGCCAGAAGGGCGACGCCGCGCGGATGGCGGACATCAACCGCGCGTACGACCTGCTCCGTACTCCGATCCGCCGTCGACGGTACGACCGGGAGCGCCACCTCACCCCGGTCGGCCCCGGGCCGGCATCGGTTCAGCCCCCGCCGACGAATGGGTACGCCGAAGCGGCGACCACCAACGGCAACGGCCATATGCCCTTCAACGTGGTCGACTTTGGCCGCTATATGGGTTGGACCCTGAAGGACCTGGCCAAGCACGATCCAGACTACCTGCGCTGGCTGTCCCGCAGCTCGGGCGGGGTTCGCTACCGAAATCAGATCCATGATCTGCTCCCCGACGAACGCGAGGCAGCCGCGGCGAAGATGAGGCCCCCGGGCCACCGCGACTAG